A section of the Paralichthys olivaceus isolate ysfri-2021 chromosome 14, ASM2471397v2, whole genome shotgun sequence genome encodes:
- the hmx2 gene encoding homeobox protein HMX2, which produces MSNAEDSGSKCSSGPISSFTIQSILGTPSDAPRSGTKALSKGPPPPPPLPVPLQRRRSLSVSSEDECSGGEDSADCFCSDTGHSEPCSQAHNFSCLGAAKGLMSGSDALARRPHLAHQPLLKDYKEEQERPCHQMSPLSEERHSDGADKTGNSAKKKTRTVFSRSQVYQLESTFDMKRYLSSSERACLASSLQLTETQVKTWFQNRRNKWKRQLSAELEAANMAHASAQTLVGMPLVFRDNSLLRVPVPRSIAFPTPLYYPGSNLPALPLYNLYNKIEY; this is translated from the exons ATGAGCAACGCAGAAGACAGCGGGAGCAAGTGCTCGTCGGGCCCGATTTCCAGCTTTACCATCCAGTCTATTCTGGGCACGCCGTCCGATGCGCCTCGCTCCGGGACCAAGGCTCTCTCCAAGGGTCCGCCGCCTCCACCGCCGCTGCCTGTGCCGCTGCAGCGAAGGCGCTCGCTGTCGGTGTCCTCCGAGGACGAGTGCAGCGGCGGGGAGGACTCAGCGGACTGCTTCTGCTCCGACACCGGTCACAGCGAGCCATGCAGCCAAGCGCACAACTTCTCATGTTTAG GTGCCGCTAAAGGACTCATGTCTGGGAGCGACGCGCTGGCACGGCGGCCGCACCTTGCGCACCAGCCTCTGCTGAAGGACTataaggaggagcaggagcggCCGTGCCACCAGATGTCACCGCTGTCGGAGGAGAGACACTCGGACGGCGCGGACAAGACGGGCAACTCGGCCAAGAAGAAGACGCGCACGGTTTTCTCCCGGAGTCAGGTGTACCAGCTGGAGTCCACCTTCGACATGAAGCGCTACCTGAGCAGCTCGGAGCGGGCCTGCTTGGCCTCCAGCCTGCAGCTGACGGAGACTCAGGTCAAGACGTGGTTTCAGAACCGGAGGAACAAATGGAAACGGCAGCTCTCGGCCGAGCTGGAGGCGGCCAACATGGCCCACGCCTCCGCACAGACACTGGTGGGGATGCCGCTGGTTTTCAGAGATAACTCCTTACTGCGCGTCCCCGTCCCGCGGTCTATCGCCTTTCCGACGCCCCTGTATTACCCGGGGAGCAACCTGCCAGCGTTACCTTTATACAACCTGTACAACAAGATCGAGTATTGA
- the hmx3a gene encoding homeobox protein HMX3, with amino-acid sequence MPETTPETCAPAKDSPFFIKNLLNCDSKPSKPKPVLAATKAALEGGFSFSQVGDLHFPRFDLPAQRFSLPAHYLERTSAWWYPYTLGSAAHLHRTEVTHKPGARDSSPTSGTDRDSPDLVLKSEPDAKDDDEDDEQNNSKSGDEIILEESDTEEAKKDELEEWKKRDDDKKPCRKKKTRTVFSRSQVFQLESTFDMKRYLSSSERAGLAASLHLTETQVKIWFQNRRNKWKRQLAAELEAANLSHAAAQRIVRVPILYHENSASESGGAGANVPVSQPLLTFPHPGVYYSHPIVTSVPLLRPV; translated from the exons ATGCCAGAGACGACGCCAGAAACGTGCGCTCCGGCCAAGGACTCGCCTTTCTTCATCAAGAACCTGCTGAACTGTGACAGCAAACCCTCCAAACCCAAGCCCGTGCTGGCTGCCACCAAGGCGGCTCTGGAGGGAGGATTTTCCTTTTCCCAGGTCGGGGACTTGCACTTCCCACGCTTTGACCTGCCCGCACAGAGGTTCAGTCTACCGGCTCACTACTTGGAGCGCACTTCGGCGTGGTGGTACCCGTACACCCTCGGCTCAGCCGCCCACCTACACAGAACTGAAG TCACCCACAAACCAGGAGCCAGAGACTCCTCTCCAACCTCGGGCACGGACAGAGACTCTCCGGACCTGGTGCTCAAATCCGAGCCGGACGCCAAAGATGACGATGAGGACGACgagcaaaacaacagcaaaagcGGCGACGAAATCATCCTGGAGGAGAGCGACACGGAAGAGGCCAAGAAGGACGAGCTGGAGGAGTGGAAGAAGAGGGACGACGACAAGAAGCCGTGCCGCAAGAAGAAGACGCGCACGGTGTTCTCCCGGAGCCAAGTGTTCCAGCTGGAGTCCACCTTCGACATGAAGCGCTACCTGAGCAGCTCGGAGCGGGCGGGCCTGGCCGCGTCCCTGCACCTGACGGAGACGCAGGTGAAGATCTGGTTCCAGAACCGGAGGAACAAGTGGAAGAGGCAGCTGGCCGCGGAGCTGGAGGCCGCCAACCTGAGCCACGCCGCGGCGCAGAGGATAGTGCGTGTGCCCATCCTCTACCACGAGAACTCGGCCTCGGAGAGCGGAGGCGCCGGTGCCAACGTGCCCGTGAGCCAGCCGCTGCTCACCTTCCCGCACCCCGGCGTCTACTACTCCCATCCCATCGTCACATCCGTGCCGCTGCTCAGACCGGTCTGA